A genomic segment from Tuwongella immobilis encodes:
- a CDS encoding N,N-dimethylformamidase beta subunit family domain-containing protein has product MSDFDRREALGLFATSAAAGLSGTSTAAASPRSSDRIRLENEKPGTSDWQLTYTKFDGAAKFRQSLIEGYCDRMSVMAGETLSVQVSTREPTPVSLEIYRLGYYQGLGGRHLLTIGPKPGKPQPTPPVGPMRLRECRWEPTFQVAIPKDWPSGVYLGKLTATKHRYQSYVIFIVKDDRPCDFLFQCSTNTWQAYNKWPENHSLYDNDRTDRKPLVSGVRASFDRPFAKYPQVVDNPQSLGSGEFLLFEYPFAYWIEQNGYDVSYCSNEDVAVGGAEFITRAKTFLSIGHDEYWARPQYDACMKAVQAGVNFGFFSGNAVCFVTKLMPSSEGRANRIIERVGRYGGVQHAEEPWMADLPEHGPNEALLMGARTVIPFNGSGDWICTKPEHWLFAGTGMKAGDRIPGLVGWEHHGNPAEIPGLEIVAEGSTWNSGEQESHYTATIYPGPKGNTIFNAATIFWAQALSSPPGHWVPYVHFGKSHGVDRRVQKMTSNLFDRWKASDSRS; this is encoded by the coding sequence ATGTCCGACTTCGACCGCCGAGAAGCACTCGGTCTGTTCGCCACCTCGGCTGCCGCTGGTCTGAGCGGCACATCCACCGCCGCCGCCAGTCCGCGATCCTCCGATCGGATTCGCCTGGAGAATGAGAAACCCGGCACGTCCGATTGGCAATTGACGTACACCAAATTCGATGGCGCGGCCAAATTCCGGCAATCGCTGATCGAAGGCTATTGCGATCGCATGAGCGTGATGGCGGGCGAGACGCTGTCCGTCCAGGTCAGCACGCGCGAGCCGACGCCGGTGTCGCTGGAAATCTATCGATTGGGCTATTATCAGGGGCTTGGCGGGCGACATCTGCTGACGATTGGCCCGAAGCCGGGGAAGCCGCAACCGACTCCGCCGGTCGGTCCGATGCGCTTGCGAGAGTGTCGTTGGGAGCCGACATTCCAAGTGGCCATTCCCAAAGATTGGCCCAGTGGCGTGTATTTGGGCAAATTGACCGCGACGAAGCATCGCTATCAGTCGTATGTGATCTTTATCGTCAAGGATGATCGGCCGTGCGACTTTCTGTTTCAGTGCAGCACGAATACCTGGCAGGCCTACAACAAATGGCCGGAAAACCATTCGCTGTATGACAATGATCGGACCGATCGCAAACCGTTGGTGTCGGGCGTTCGTGCGAGTTTCGATCGGCCGTTTGCGAAGTATCCGCAGGTGGTCGATAATCCGCAATCGCTCGGATCGGGCGAATTCCTTCTATTTGAGTATCCATTCGCCTATTGGATTGAGCAGAATGGCTACGATGTGAGTTACTGCTCGAATGAAGATGTGGCGGTGGGTGGGGCGGAGTTCATCACGCGGGCCAAGACCTTTCTGTCGATCGGTCACGATGAATACTGGGCGCGGCCGCAGTACGATGCCTGCATGAAAGCGGTGCAGGCGGGGGTGAATTTCGGCTTTTTCAGCGGAAATGCCGTCTGTTTTGTGACAAAACTGATGCCCAGCAGCGAGGGGCGAGCGAACCGCATCATCGAGCGCGTCGGCCGATACGGGGGCGTGCAACACGCGGAGGAACCGTGGATGGCCGATCTGCCAGAACACGGCCCGAACGAGGCATTGCTGATGGGCGCTCGCACGGTGATTCCGTTCAATGGATCGGGTGACTGGATTTGCACCAAGCCCGAGCATTGGCTGTTCGCCGGGACTGGCATGAAGGCGGGCGATCGCATTCCGGGGCTGGTCGGTTGGGAGCATCACGGCAACCCCGCCGAAATTCCCGGCCTGGAAATCGTCGCGGAAGGCAGCACCTGGAACAGTGGCGAGCAGGAAAGCCACTACACAGCCACGATTTACCCCGGCCCCAAGGGCAATACCATCTTCAATGCGGCGACAATTTTCTGGGCGCAGGCATTGAGTTCCCCACCGGGGCACTGGGTGCCGTATGTGCATTTCGGCAAGTCGCACGGGGTCGATCGGCGGGTGCAGAAAATGACCAGCAATCTGTTTGATCGCTGGAAAGCGAGTGACTCCCGTTCATAA
- a CDS encoding sigma-54 interaction domain-containing protein, producing MARNEPVDPPLPDIIGSSPGMQEVYRLTRLAAPTNASVLIIGETGTGKEVIARAIHKLSHRQDGPYIRVNCGALHENLLESELFGHIKGAFTGAVDNKTGRFEAAHGGSIFLDEISSMSPKLQVKLLRVLQEREFERVGDSRTIHVNVRVIAATNQALEDEIEAGRFRDDLYYRLNVVPIPLPPLRERKDDITHLARYFVNRYAESNRREVPELTPDVIEALKSHDWPGNVRELENTIERMIVLSPGRTFSPELIPRMGKPKYSLRSARPKTDDIPGLIQTLVRLGIQTLPPGKKLYSNLVGGLERALIEQVMKLCEGVQIKAAGRLGINRNTLHKKLEEFEKADKHNANGDDSAESLDSPEKDPAAERGDA from the coding sequence ATGGCCCGGAACGAGCCTGTCGATCCGCCGCTGCCGGACATCATTGGCAGCAGCCCGGGGATGCAAGAGGTCTACCGGTTGACCCGTCTGGCTGCCCCGACCAATGCTAGTGTTCTCATCATTGGTGAGACAGGAACGGGCAAGGAAGTGATTGCCCGCGCCATTCACAAACTCAGTCACCGTCAAGATGGCCCGTATATTCGGGTCAACTGCGGTGCCCTTCATGAGAATCTGCTCGAATCCGAGCTTTTTGGGCACATCAAAGGGGCATTCACCGGCGCTGTCGATAACAAGACGGGTCGGTTCGAGGCCGCTCATGGTGGCTCGATCTTCCTCGACGAAATTTCCAGCATGTCGCCCAAGTTGCAGGTCAAACTCCTGCGGGTATTGCAGGAACGGGAGTTTGAGCGAGTCGGCGATAGTCGTACCATTCACGTCAACGTGCGAGTGATCGCTGCTACAAATCAGGCATTGGAAGACGAAATTGAGGCAGGCCGCTTTCGCGACGACTTGTACTACCGCTTGAACGTGGTGCCAATTCCGCTTCCGCCGCTCCGCGAACGCAAAGACGACATTACCCATTTGGCCCGCTACTTCGTCAATCGCTATGCCGAGAGCAATCGTCGGGAGGTTCCCGAACTCACTCCCGACGTCATTGAAGCGTTGAAGTCGCATGACTGGCCGGGGAACGTGCGGGAGTTGGAAAACACCATCGAGCGAATGATTGTGCTTTCCCCCGGGCGGACCTTCTCCCCGGAATTGATCCCCCGCATGGGCAAGCCGAAGTATTCGCTGCGTTCCGCGCGACCCAAGACCGACGATATTCCGGGATTGATTCAGACGTTGGTGCGATTGGGCATTCAGACGCTGCCGCCGGGAAAGAAACTCTACAGCAACCTGGTTGGCGGGTTGGAGCGGGCACTCATCGAGCAGGTGATGAAACTCTGCGAAGGAGTGCAAATCAAGGCGGCGGGGCGATTGGGGATCAATCGCAACACGTTGCACAAGAAATTAGAGGAATTCGAGAAGGCCGACAAGCATAATGCGAATGGTGATGACTCGGCGGAGTCGCTGGACTCGCCCGAGAAAGATCCTGCCGCGGAGCGCGGAGACGCCTGA
- a CDS encoding sigma-70 family RNA polymerase sigma factor: MSDGGDAFDRMPQVRAIYQFARLRLPRIQLPWDVFLARFRNAYARTLRTQERAHTVPPTPEEYVLRVYALDSYLCFGCLNNDRVAWQMLFQTHTQADAILHETLRKHLCHFFPRDPDRQDDKLNTFWGNLILAEREGQTPILERYDGLRPLVPWLITVFDNWIRSEQRPTVRMVQRDEDAPEIAETRDEDSGNSQWHELFGEAAREWLSTLEGRNLLVIGLLWVHQLNQRSVAQLLGVHEGTVTRIRQALKTEADEAIIPVLERNGWTGDDLTPFWGSEMASVLNRDPRLSAQAIRKLLHELRPEALLPSDTKPDRNEAVTIE; the protein is encoded by the coding sequence ATGTCGGACGGGGGAGATGCGTTTGACCGGATGCCGCAAGTCCGGGCGATTTATCAGTTTGCGCGATTGCGGCTGCCGCGAATTCAGCTCCCCTGGGATGTCTTTCTGGCCCGATTTCGCAATGCCTACGCCCGCACCCTACGCACGCAGGAGCGGGCCCACACTGTGCCACCCACCCCTGAAGAATATGTGCTGCGGGTCTATGCACTCGATAGTTATCTCTGTTTTGGCTGTTTGAATAACGATCGCGTCGCCTGGCAGATGCTGTTTCAGACGCACACCCAAGCGGATGCCATCCTGCACGAAACGCTCCGCAAGCATCTTTGCCATTTCTTCCCGCGTGATCCCGACCGGCAAGACGACAAGCTCAACACCTTCTGGGGCAATCTGATTCTCGCCGAGCGCGAGGGACAGACACCCATTCTCGAACGCTATGACGGGCTTCGGCCATTGGTGCCCTGGCTGATTACGGTCTTCGACAACTGGATTCGCTCCGAGCAACGGCCGACCGTGCGAATGGTCCAACGCGATGAAGACGCCCCCGAAATCGCCGAGACCCGGGACGAGGATTCCGGGAATTCGCAATGGCACGAACTCTTCGGGGAAGCGGCTCGTGAGTGGTTGTCCACACTCGAAGGCCGCAATCTGCTCGTCATCGGCCTGTTGTGGGTGCATCAACTGAATCAGCGCAGCGTTGCCCAACTTCTAGGCGTTCACGAAGGCACTGTCACCCGCATTCGACAAGCCCTCAAAACCGAAGCAGATGAGGCGATCATCCCCGTTTTGGAACGCAACGGCTGGACTGGCGACGATTTGACCCCATTTTGGGGCAGCGAAATGGCCAGTGTGCTGAATCGCGATCCGCGACTCTCCGCGCAGGCCATTCGCAAGCTGTTGCACGAGTTACGCCCCGAAGCACTGCTCCCCTCCGATACCAAACCTGACAGAAATGAAGCAGTCACGATCGAGTAG
- a CDS encoding MlaD family protein — protein sequence MARELTPKQAKILGIWSLGTCLAVGLVFFGLFARQGTFADTFDLTVGFPEVHDIEAGTPVRIRGLDVGQVTRVDYPDFDTQNGESLVWVRMSIQKRYADRLYANAVARIQSRGLLSTQMIAIHPGSPEKGQLTKDHIQGELPFDLAGTTKKLASIAERADAIMGDLQQSQGTLAKLLKDDALYKQLVAVAEDSRTAIRGVTKTVDRVQSEVSGVKELVQNGQATVESLKQNADAIKAMPLVRNYVQDPVSVLIRPDSDRSRQIFAEADLFEPGRAVLTESGRLRVIAAADWLKGETSRDSDVVVVSFADANTPDQTPQMAKTLTQRQSEVVVDLLREHGAHKIGWWSRRNVTAIGYGIAPLPYIEKEKLPGAHLQIVLFVKRS from the coding sequence ATGGCGCGTGAACTCACACCCAAACAGGCAAAGATTCTGGGAATTTGGTCGCTGGGCACCTGCCTGGCGGTCGGGCTGGTATTCTTTGGGCTGTTTGCGCGGCAAGGGACGTTCGCCGATACGTTCGATCTCACTGTCGGCTTCCCCGAAGTCCACGATATCGAAGCCGGCACGCCGGTACGGATTCGTGGGCTGGATGTCGGCCAAGTCACCCGGGTCGATTACCCCGATTTCGACACGCAGAACGGCGAATCGCTGGTCTGGGTGCGCATGTCGATTCAAAAACGCTATGCGGATCGTTTGTATGCCAACGCAGTCGCCCGGATTCAATCGCGCGGCTTGCTCAGCACGCAGATGATCGCCATTCATCCGGGGTCGCCCGAAAAGGGGCAATTGACGAAAGACCATATCCAGGGCGAACTTCCGTTCGATCTGGCAGGCACGACCAAGAAGCTCGCATCCATTGCCGAACGTGCCGATGCCATCATGGGGGATCTGCAGCAATCGCAAGGCACACTGGCGAAGCTGCTAAAAGACGATGCGCTGTACAAGCAGTTGGTGGCGGTCGCGGAGGATTCCCGCACGGCGATTCGGGGGGTGACGAAAACCGTCGATCGGGTGCAAAGTGAAGTTTCTGGCGTAAAAGAACTGGTTCAGAACGGTCAGGCGACGGTAGAGTCATTGAAGCAAAATGCGGATGCGATCAAAGCGATGCCGTTGGTGCGCAATTATGTGCAAGATCCCGTGTCGGTGTTGATTCGCCCGGATAGCGACCGAAGCCGACAAATTTTTGCCGAGGCGGATCTGTTCGAGCCGGGGCGTGCCGTGCTGACCGAATCGGGCCGACTGCGGGTGATTGCCGCCGCCGATTGGTTGAAAGGGGAAACCAGTCGGGATTCGGATGTGGTGGTGGTGAGCTTTGCCGATGCCAACACGCCGGACCAAACGCCGCAAATGGCCAAGACGCTCACGCAACGCCAAAGTGAGGTCGTGGTCGATCTGCTCCGCGAGCATGGTGCCCACAAAATCGGCTGGTGGTCGCGGCGAAATGTGACGGCGATTGGCTACGGCATTGCCCCGCTTCCGTATATTGAGAAGGAAAAGTTGCCAGGGGCACACCTGCAAATTGTTCTGTTCGTCAAACGCAGCTAA
- a CDS encoding cobalamin-binding protein: MRIVSLLPSATELLDCLQLGEQLVGVTHECDYPEWVGRLPKVTRTLIPHDASSQQIDALVRERLQTQKALYTLDLPTLEQLRPDWIVTQALCDVCAVAEAEVTAAACSLPGQPSVINLEPMSLADVLATLRLIGERVGIVERAEAVIAGLQARIDAVARRSAAITNRPRGVILEWIDPPFCCGHWSPELMDLAGGIEVIGVAGQPSRTITPEMIAEAKPEFVLIACCGFSLERTRQDLSILRNYPGFADWPATQSGRIYLTDGNAFFSRPGPRLVDSLELLAHALHPDIHPLPANVPAAIRLDG, translated from the coding sequence ATGCGGATTGTCTCGCTGTTGCCCAGCGCAACCGAACTGCTCGATTGCCTTCAACTCGGCGAGCAACTCGTGGGCGTCACCCATGAATGCGACTACCCCGAATGGGTCGGTCGGCTGCCCAAGGTGACGCGCACGCTCATTCCGCATGATGCTTCCAGCCAGCAAATTGATGCCCTGGTGCGGGAACGGCTGCAAACACAGAAGGCGTTGTACACGTTGGATCTCCCGACGTTGGAACAATTGCGGCCGGATTGGATTGTGACGCAGGCGCTGTGCGATGTTTGTGCGGTGGCGGAAGCCGAGGTGACTGCCGCGGCCTGTTCGCTGCCCGGCCAGCCAAGCGTCATCAACCTGGAACCGATGTCGCTGGCCGATGTGCTGGCGACGCTGCGGTTGATCGGCGAGCGAGTCGGCATTGTCGAGCGCGCCGAAGCGGTCATTGCCGGACTGCAAGCCCGAATCGACGCGGTCGCCCGACGTTCCGCCGCAATCACCAATCGTCCGCGCGGGGTGATCCTCGAATGGATCGATCCGCCCTTCTGCTGCGGCCATTGGTCCCCCGAATTGATGGATCTGGCAGGCGGAATCGAAGTCATCGGCGTCGCCGGGCAACCCTCTCGCACCATCACGCCGGAGATGATCGCCGAGGCCAAGCCGGAATTTGTGCTGATCGCCTGCTGCGGATTCTCACTGGAACGAACACGTCAAGATTTATCCATTCTCCGCAATTATCCTGGTTTCGCCGATTGGCCTGCGACGCAATCGGGTCGCATCTATCTGACGGATGGCAATGCCTTTTTCAGTCGCCCCGGCCCGCGATTGGTGGATAGCCTGGAACTGCTCGCCCACGCGCTGCATCCGGACATTCATCCGCTGCCGGCGAATGTTCCCGCCGCCATTCGCCTCGACGGGTAA
- a CDS encoding DUF6580 family putative transport protein: MSGSTNPQSPSPPVARFDGWMLARIGIVLLGVAFVVWSRLNPVADNFSPMGAFAILCGATFYNPLLGMVVAFSAALISDSFIQYHDLMPATYLSFMLYLLMGRLVRSQTDFKQMVAAAFLGGLQFFIITNLAMWWYYYPRDWAGLVNCFELAIPFYRMTLASDFGFVALLFAAKQALFAALPALAAAQTSTDSPQAIQS, encoded by the coding sequence GTGTCTGGATCGACCAATCCCCAATCCCCATCGCCCCCCGTGGCCCGATTCGATGGCTGGATGCTCGCGCGAATCGGCATCGTTCTCTTGGGCGTCGCCTTCGTCGTATGGTCTCGCTTGAATCCAGTGGCCGATAATTTCTCCCCCATGGGTGCATTCGCCATTCTATGCGGCGCGACGTTCTACAATCCGCTGCTCGGAATGGTGGTCGCTTTCTCCGCCGCATTGATTAGCGATTCGTTCATTCAATATCACGATCTCATGCCCGCAACGTACCTCAGCTTCATGCTGTATCTGTTGATGGGGCGGCTGGTGCGTTCGCAAACCGACTTCAAGCAGATGGTCGCCGCGGCATTCCTGGGCGGGTTGCAATTCTTCATCATCACCAACTTGGCCATGTGGTGGTATTACTATCCCCGCGATTGGGCCGGACTGGTGAACTGCTTCGAACTCGCCATTCCGTTCTATCGAATGACCCTCGCCAGCGATTTCGGATTCGTTGCCCTGTTGTTCGCTGCGAAACAGGCATTATTCGCGGCATTGCCGGCATTGGCCGCCGCGCAAACCAGTACCGATTCACCGCAAGCCATTCAAAGCTAA
- a CDS encoding metallophosphatase domain-containing protein: protein MPRVVLLSDTHGKHDQLIVPEGDVLLHAGDLSSYGRMGEIHAFDHWLASLPHPHKIIIAGNHDFSFERQSDVARRAIRHATYLQDEAITIRGYKIWGSPWQPWFFDWAFNLERNSEDLRLAWAAIPDDTDILITHGPPHGILDKTFRGELAGCERLRERVSQLQLTLHLFGHIHEAAGVQELNGTWFVNAACLPRLSRKANEPVEPCESGPYVIDLPDRD from the coding sequence ATGCCACGCGTTGTGTTACTGAGCGATACCCATGGCAAGCACGATCAGTTGATTGTGCCCGAAGGTGACGTCTTGCTGCATGCGGGGGATCTCAGCAGTTACGGTCGCATGGGCGAAATTCATGCCTTTGATCATTGGCTGGCGTCGCTGCCGCATCCGCACAAGATCATTATTGCCGGCAACCACGATTTTTCCTTCGAGCGGCAATCCGATGTCGCCCGCCGCGCCATCCGCCATGCGACCTATCTGCAAGATGAGGCCATCACCATTCGCGGGTACAAAATTTGGGGATCGCCCTGGCAGCCATGGTTCTTCGACTGGGCCTTTAATCTCGAACGTAATAGCGAAGATCTTCGTTTGGCCTGGGCCGCGATTCCAGACGACACCGATATTCTGATCACGCACGGGCCACCCCACGGTATTTTAGACAAGACCTTTCGGGGGGAGTTGGCCGGATGCGAACGACTTCGCGAACGAGTTTCGCAACTGCAATTAACCTTGCATTTGTTTGGGCATATTCACGAAGCCGCCGGCGTGCAAGAATTGAATGGCACTTGGTTTGTGAACGCGGCCTGTCTGCCACGGTTATCTCGCAAGGCCAATGAGCCTGTGGAGCCATGCGAATCCGGGCCGTATGTCATCGATTTGCCGGATCGCGATTGA
- a CDS encoding RNA polymerase sigma factor, which yields MDAAPTNPDSSPAEFARLYDNHSREVWAMAYARRLDRDQAMDIVQEAFLRLWRAWEAGETILSPRAWLLRVARNLAEDTAKSAFHRNGTSPVDWLYGIAGRSPMPVQQLERAETLAQIRQLLADLPTDDRDILTLRYALDYDTNQIAELLGIQVTAVHMRLSRARKRLADRLAEQGVTSLP from the coding sequence ATGGACGCAGCCCCGACCAATCCCGATTCCTCCCCGGCGGAGTTTGCCCGACTTTACGACAACCATAGTCGGGAAGTTTGGGCGATGGCCTACGCCCGTCGATTGGATCGGGACCAGGCGATGGATATCGTCCAAGAAGCGTTTCTTCGCCTGTGGCGAGCGTGGGAGGCTGGCGAAACCATCCTCTCCCCACGGGCGTGGCTGCTGCGGGTCGCCCGCAACCTCGCCGAAGATACCGCCAAAAGCGCCTTCCACCGAAATGGGACATCCCCCGTGGATTGGCTCTATGGTATCGCCGGACGGTCACCGATGCCAGTGCAACAATTGGAGCGAGCAGAAACCTTGGCCCAAATTCGCCAATTGCTCGCCGACTTACCGACCGATGATCGCGATATTTTAACGCTGCGATACGCACTCGATTACGATACGAATCAGATCGCAGAATTATTGGGAATCCAAGTGACCGCGGTCCATATGCGATTGAGCCGAGCCCGAAAACGTCTCGCCGATCGCTTGGCCGAACAGGGAGTTACCTCACTTCCATGA
- a CDS encoding DEAD/DEAH box helicase, producing the protein MSDEKSLEPEASLPPEPLPAGTTPPGEVVPENPVLESTSEPALESAADELASEPSAPETVEYASLPLHPELHASIARLGYVKATPIQSAVIPVALQGKDVIGQAQTGTGKTAAFLIPFLNRWREDVHPGPQAIILAPTRELVAQVAEEGKKLAPSPKCKIVPIYGGAGMRSQVDALRAGCAVVVGSPGRVLDHLSRGTLKLDQVWYAVLDEADRMLDIGFRPDIEKILRKCPSDRQTLLMSATMSATVLRLVHRYMVEPTHLSMTPTTLTVDRIRQSFFTVDESRKFELLVRVILRERPRQCIIFCQRKKSSDRLHRDLSRIFESVAVMHGDLAQSQRERIMKRFRTRHIRCLIATDVVSRGIDVSGISHIFNYDLPDDLENYVHRIGRTGRMGKDGIAISFVRPDQGKQLTSIEASINRLISEDRIPGYVAFDRPPDAPAPASPPPPPAPRFGGRGRRYSKRI; encoded by the coding sequence TTGTCGGACGAAAAATCATTGGAACCCGAAGCGAGCCTACCACCGGAACCGCTTCCTGCCGGCACCACTCCACCGGGAGAAGTCGTTCCCGAAAATCCCGTATTGGAATCCACCTCGGAACCCGCCTTGGAATCTGCCGCTGACGAACTCGCCAGCGAACCATCGGCCCCCGAAACCGTGGAGTATGCCTCGCTTCCGCTTCACCCCGAGCTGCACGCTTCCATTGCCCGGCTCGGCTATGTGAAGGCGACCCCGATTCAAAGTGCTGTCATCCCGGTTGCGTTGCAAGGCAAAGACGTCATCGGCCAAGCCCAAACCGGCACCGGAAAAACCGCCGCGTTCTTAATTCCGTTTCTCAATCGCTGGCGAGAAGATGTTCACCCCGGGCCGCAAGCCATCATTCTCGCCCCCACTCGCGAGTTAGTCGCCCAAGTTGCCGAAGAAGGCAAGAAGCTCGCTCCCAGCCCCAAGTGCAAGATTGTCCCCATCTACGGCGGTGCCGGGATGCGGTCGCAAGTCGATGCCCTAAGAGCAGGTTGCGCCGTTGTCGTCGGTAGCCCCGGTCGCGTCTTGGACCACCTCAGCCGTGGCACGCTCAAACTCGACCAAGTCTGGTACGCCGTGCTCGATGAAGCCGACCGCATGCTGGACATCGGCTTCCGACCCGACATCGAAAAGATTCTTCGCAAATGCCCCAGTGATCGTCAGACACTGCTCATGTCGGCGACCATGTCGGCCACCGTGCTGCGCTTGGTGCATCGCTACATGGTGGAACCGACCCACCTGAGCATGACCCCGACCACGCTGACCGTGGATCGCATTCGGCAATCGTTCTTCACGGTAGACGAAAGTCGCAAATTCGAACTATTGGTGCGCGTGATTCTCCGCGAACGCCCGCGCCAGTGCATCATCTTCTGCCAACGGAAGAAATCGTCGGACCGATTGCACCGCGATCTGTCTCGAATCTTCGAATCGGTGGCGGTCATGCACGGCGACTTGGCCCAAAGCCAACGCGAACGAATCATGAAGCGATTCCGCACCCGCCATATTCGCTGCCTGATTGCCACCGACGTGGTGAGCCGTGGCATCGACGTGTCCGGCATCTCGCACATCTTCAATTATGATCTGCCGGATGACCTGGAAAACTACGTTCACCGCATTGGCCGAACCGGGCGGATGGGCAAAGACGGCATCGCCATCAGTTTCGTGCGGCCCGATCAAGGCAAACAACTCACGAGTATCGAAGCCTCGATTAATCGTCTGATTAGCGAAGATCGAATTCCAGGGTATGTCGCCTTCGATCGTCCGCCGGATGCCCCAGCTCCTGCGTCGCCGCCGCCGCCGCCCGCGCCGCGCTTCGGTGGCCGAGGCCGACGGTACAGCAAACGCATCTAA
- a CDS encoding RNA polymerase sigma factor, translated as MSWMEIELLVEQAKLGDRAAYNELVRRFQASVTAAALTKLHDPLAAQELCQDVFVHAWTKLPQLRDSRCFAGWLRRITARMALNRLTRRGIVRGTESEILEQVQGRNEEPLTAMMRNESRRQVQSALKQLKRIDREALEAHYLRGQSLETIAGVLEIPLGTIKRRLHVARKRLKDVLEGNTDAGTGGTSATATAVATKPKAKVGGKKRRQRELLSV; from the coding sequence ATGTCCTGGATGGAAATCGAATTGCTGGTTGAACAAGCGAAGTTGGGCGATCGGGCGGCTTACAACGAATTGGTGCGACGCTTCCAAGCCAGCGTCACCGCCGCAGCGTTGACCAAATTGCACGATCCGTTGGCTGCCCAAGAATTGTGCCAAGATGTGTTTGTGCATGCCTGGACGAAGTTGCCCCAATTGCGGGATTCCCGATGTTTCGCTGGCTGGTTGCGGCGAATCACGGCCCGAATGGCGCTCAATCGGTTGACCCGGCGGGGCATTGTTCGCGGAACCGAATCGGAAATCCTCGAACAAGTGCAAGGCCGCAATGAAGAACCGTTGACGGCGATGATGCGAAACGAATCCCGTCGTCAGGTGCAATCCGCCTTGAAGCAACTCAAGCGGATCGACCGGGAAGCCTTGGAAGCGCACTACCTGCGCGGCCAATCGTTGGAAACCATCGCTGGCGTGTTGGAAATCCCGCTGGGAACCATCAAGCGCCGGTTGCACGTGGCACGGAAGCGCTTGAAGGATGTTTTGGAAGGCAACACCGACGCGGGCACCGGCGGCACCAGCGCCACCGCCACCGCTGTTGCAACCAAGCCGAAGGCGAAAGTCGGCGGCAAGAAACGACGACAACGCGAATTATTGAGCGTCTAA
- a CDS encoding glutathione peroxidase — MTRFLSLSVMTLAIAVGSLIAVEKESKPVSSPLDFTVKSIDGKQLDLSEYKGKVVLFVNVASRCGYTPQYEGLQKLYETYSKDGLVVIGVPANEFGAQEPGSDEEIAKFCKANYSVTFPMLSKIVVKGQGIAPLYDFLTSKDSNPNFAGPIGWNFEKFLINRKGEVVGRFKSGVAPDSDKLIEAIKKELAAK; from the coding sequence ATGACGCGGTTCCTGAGCCTGAGTGTGATGACGTTGGCGATTGCGGTTGGCTCGCTGATCGCCGTCGAGAAGGAGAGCAAGCCGGTGAGCAGCCCCTTGGATTTCACGGTCAAATCGATCGATGGTAAGCAACTCGATCTGAGCGAATACAAAGGCAAAGTGGTGTTGTTTGTGAACGTCGCCAGCCGTTGCGGGTACACCCCGCAATACGAAGGCCTGCAAAAACTGTACGAAACCTACAGCAAGGATGGCCTGGTGGTCATCGGCGTTCCGGCCAACGAATTCGGTGCCCAAGAACCCGGTAGCGATGAAGAAATCGCCAAGTTCTGCAAGGCCAACTATAGCGTCACCTTCCCGATGTTGTCGAAGATCGTCGTCAAGGGCCAAGGCATTGCCCCGCTGTACGACTTCCTCACCTCCAAGGACAGCAACCCGAACTTCGCGGGTCCCATCGGTTGGAACTTCGAAAAGTTCCTGATCAACCGCAAGGGCGAAGTGGTCGGCCGCTTCAAGTCGGGCGTTGCTCCCGATTCGGATAAGCTGATCGAAGCCATCAAGAAGGAACTCGCCGCCAAGTAA